From Priestia filamentosa, a single genomic window includes:
- a CDS encoding class I SAM-dependent methyltransferase, with amino-acid sequence MWYRTHLNEVSTKRSKRYFVDYSLKALENSEKAFKERGVEANFLHSDIRMLNILSDSFDITWNVGVLEHFEEEEQVAIVQEMARITKPGGKVVILTPSADCLPYRVGKSYAEEYGTWPYGKEEPATTLENVIRKSGIIFKEEYNVGFLNSLDFLDFISDAGAVKEFMTSWYNKLSAEDKKRFPGYLLVSVGELSQD; translated from the coding sequence ATCTGGTACAGGACGCATCTCAATGAGGTTAGCACAAAGAGGAGCAAACGTTACTTTGTTGATTATTCATTAAAAGCGCTTGAAAACAGCGAAAAAGCGTTTAAGGAGCGAGGAGTAGAAGCGAATTTTCTTCATTCTGATATTCGGATGCTCAATATTTTATCTGATTCATTTGATATCACTTGGAATGTAGGGGTTTTAGAGCATTTTGAGGAAGAGGAGCAGGTTGCTATTGTTCAAGAGATGGCTCGGATTACAAAGCCTGGAGGGAAAGTCGTTATATTAACGCCTTCAGCAGATTGTTTGCCATATCGAGTTGGGAAGAGTTATGCAGAAGAGTATGGTACATGGCCATATGGAAAAGAAGAGCCTGCAACTACATTAGAAAATGTTATTAGAAAAAGTGGCATTATATTCAAGGAAGAATATAATGTAGGATTTCTAAATAGTCTTGACTTCCTTGATTTTATTTCGGACGCAGGAGCGGTTAAAGAATTTATGACTTCTTGGTATAACAAATTAAGTGCAGAAGACAAGAAAAGATTTCCGGGTTATCTACTTGTAAGCGTTGGAGAATTAAGTCAGGATTAG
- a CDS encoding glycosyltransferase family 2 protein — translation MSEFKKRVLVGSPVHQKPAILEPFLHSLQRLTCNTIDIHFFFIDDNQNNESSAMLTSFQETTPNVKIESSQLADVYLRDERTHYWNDRLVWKVAGFKNHIINHCLEEKYDYLFLIDSDLLLEPETVENLIQTEKDIVSEVFWTRWQPNTEPLPQVWLMDEYTQWEQRRGEELTEEEKYKRHMEFINKLKEKGLYEVGGLGACTLLSRRALEKGVNFKQIKNLSFWGEDRHFCIRAAALGISLYVDTHMPAFHIYRDSDLAYVDEFMTKKKTNVNIKGKNKLTLSMVVKNEGNRYLKKALEQHRTFIDEAVIIDDGSTDNTVDICLETLKGIPVHIIQNTQSKFSNEVELRKQQWEETIKRNPDWILNLDADEIFETGFASGVKEILEQRKFDVVCFRLYDFWNKTHYREDMYWRAHLTYRPFLVRYHKNFNYVWKETAQHCGRFPKNIFELKSTTSSWRLKHFGWATKEERLTKYRRYIELDPESKYGWHEQYVSILDEHPNLIEWTE, via the coding sequence ATGTCGGAATTTAAAAAAAGAGTATTAGTAGGAAGTCCTGTTCACCAAAAGCCTGCTATTCTGGAACCTTTTCTTCATTCGCTCCAAAGGCTTACTTGCAATACGATTGATATCCATTTTTTCTTTATTGATGATAATCAGAATAATGAATCAAGCGCTATGTTAACATCTTTTCAAGAAACAACCCCAAATGTAAAAATTGAGTCGTCACAACTTGCGGATGTGTACTTGCGCGACGAACGTACACATTATTGGAACGATCGTCTCGTTTGGAAAGTTGCAGGTTTCAAGAATCATATTATTAATCATTGCTTAGAAGAAAAGTATGATTATTTATTTCTCATAGATTCAGATCTTCTACTTGAGCCAGAAACAGTGGAGAATTTGATTCAAACAGAAAAGGATATTGTTTCAGAAGTGTTTTGGACTCGGTGGCAACCAAACACAGAACCCTTACCACAAGTATGGCTTATGGATGAATATACTCAATGGGAACAGAGACGTGGAGAAGAACTGACAGAGGAGGAAAAATATAAACGCCACATGGAGTTTATTAATAAATTGAAAGAAAAAGGCCTATATGAAGTTGGTGGGCTAGGAGCTTGTACATTATTAAGCCGAAGGGCGTTAGAAAAGGGGGTAAACTTCAAACAAATTAAAAACCTTTCTTTTTGGGGAGAAGACCGACACTTTTGTATTCGGGCAGCAGCTCTCGGTATTTCATTATATGTAGATACTCATATGCCGGCTTTCCACATTTATCGAGATTCTGATTTAGCATATGTTGATGAGTTTATGACGAAAAAAAAAACGAATGTCAATATAAAAGGGAAAAATAAACTCACTCTTTCAATGGTTGTTAAAAACGAAGGAAATCGTTATTTGAAAAAAGCGTTAGAGCAGCATAGAACATTTATAGATGAAGCGGTTATTATTGATGATGGCAGTACAGATAATACCGTGGACATTTGTTTAGAAACACTTAAGGGTATTCCAGTGCATATAATTCAAAATACACAATCTAAGTTTTCGAATGAGGTGGAGTTACGCAAGCAACAATGGGAAGAAACGATTAAAAGAAATCCCGATTGGATTCTTAACTTAGATGCAGATGAAATATTTGAAACAGGATTTGCTTCTGGTGTAAAAGAGATTTTAGAACAAAGAAAATTCGACGTGGTCTGTTTTCGTCTTTACGATTTTTGGAATAAGACACACTATCGAGAGGATATGTATTGGAGAGCCCACCTTACATATCGACCTTTTTTAGTAAGATATCACAAGAATTTCAATTATGTATGGAAAGAAACAGCTCAACATTGTGGGAGATTTCCTAAAAACATCTTTGAGTTAAAAAGTACAACTTCAAGCTGGCGCTTAAAACACTTCGGCTGGGCAACTAAAGAGGAAAGGCTTACTAAATATCGACGTTATATAGAATTAGATCCAGAAAGTAAGTATGGTTGGCATGAACAGTATGTCTCTATTTTAGATGAACATCCTAATTTGATTGAGTGGACAGAATAG
- a CDS encoding tetratricopeptide repeat-containing glycosyltransferase family 2 protein: MITVSLCLIVKNEESTLQRCLNSIKEIVDEIVIVDTGSTDKTIEIAAQFTNKVLEFPWEDDFSKARNFSFQQATKDYILWLDADDVLNEKDVEKFLELKKTLSSQVDAVAMDYYLDFDEYGNVAGKIKKYRLVRRMAGFKWIGAVHEYLDVEGKVESSNISIIHKSERHSKDRNLRIYKNKLARGEAFEARDLYYFANELKENGTYDKAIFYYNKFLNTEEGWIEDKISACSKLADCYFEKGEHEKEYIAILTSFIYDIPRPEFCCRLGYYFLERNELRNAIYWYYVAIQLEISTECSGFVNPAFSTWLPHLQLCVCYDRLQQYDLAYQHNESARKFRPEDPQILHNKQYLEVMKNRNLPSLGETYVGI, encoded by the coding sequence ATGATTACAGTAAGTCTTTGTTTAATCGTGAAAAACGAGGAAAGTACGCTGCAACGTTGTTTAAATAGCATAAAGGAAATTGTTGATGAAATTGTTATTGTTGATACAGGTTCAACAGATAAGACTATTGAGATAGCGGCGCAGTTTACAAATAAAGTATTAGAGTTTCCATGGGAAGACGACTTTTCAAAAGCGCGAAACTTCTCTTTTCAGCAGGCTACAAAAGATTATATTTTATGGCTTGATGCAGATGATGTATTAAACGAAAAAGATGTAGAAAAATTTTTAGAATTAAAAAAGACGCTTTCATCTCAAGTTGATGCAGTAGCAATGGATTATTATCTTGATTTTGATGAATATGGAAATGTGGCAGGGAAAATAAAAAAATATAGACTTGTAAGAAGAATGGCAGGATTTAAATGGATTGGAGCAGTTCATGAATATTTAGATGTTGAAGGTAAAGTAGAGAGTAGTAATATTTCGATTATTCATAAGAGTGAACGTCACAGTAAAGATCGTAACTTGCGTATTTACAAGAATAAGCTTGCAAGGGGAGAAGCATTTGAAGCGAGAGATTTGTACTACTTTGCAAATGAGTTAAAAGAAAATGGAACGTATGACAAAGCCATTTTCTACTATAATAAGTTTCTTAATACAGAAGAAGGATGGATAGAAGATAAAATTTCAGCATGCAGTAAACTAGCAGATTGCTATTTTGAGAAAGGTGAACATGAGAAAGAGTATATAGCTATTTTAACATCCTTTATTTACGATATCCCTCGTCCTGAATTTTGCTGTCGATTAGGTTATTATTTTCTTGAACGAAATGAACTTAGAAATGCTATTTATTGGTACTATGTCGCAATTCAGCTGGAAATTTCAACTGAATGTAGCGGGTTTGTTAATCCAGCTTTTTCAACATGGTTGCCACATCTTCAACTTTGTGTCTGCTACGACCGATTACAACAATATGATTTAGCTTATCAGCACAATGAATCAGCAAGGAAATTTCGTCCTGAAGATCCCCAAATTCTTCATAATAAACAATACTTAGAGGTAATGAAAAATAGAAATCTACCATCATTAGGTGAAACATATGTCGGAATTTAA